The genomic stretch GCCTGTTGTCATTGCTTGGAGATGCCAACAGACAAGCAGATAATGCAAGAAGATAGTAAAGAACAAGCTGTTCTTTGGAAACGCTAATAAAGGGGACTTGTGTTGTTAATAAATGAATTTCAGTAATTGTTCTACGATGAGCAAAATGGATGAACAAATTCAAGATGAAATGGAACAGTCCTTAAACAAGTATTAAGAGAGCAGGATATGAGTGATGAGTCTTTCGAAGAAGATCCAAACCTTACACTACTGTCGTCATTTGAGGCTCCTGAAAAGGTTCCATTCAGTGATGCTAATAATGCAAAGTCTCACCGAGATTGGCAAAAAGAAGTTTAAATACCCGCGTGCCAATGGACACAATACccaaagcaaaacaaagcccTAATGCTACATTcctattcggaactcgacctcctGTTTATTATACATACTTTGCAGCGAACTATTTCGTGTGCAGGATAATTGAGgagctagtgctacgatcctaacAGTACACTAACAGTatctcccgagccaagactcggCTTATTAGACAAGCATCGTACTTCAAAACCCACTAGGACATCATACTAAGGAAGCCCAAAAGTTGACTGTAGTAACAATTACCAATATTACCAGGGACACTGCTAACAATGACCAAACTGAACCCCCCACCTTAAGAGGACAGCCAGCCTGTATCCGGGAAACCATTTTAGTTTTCAACCGGGCATCAAACTAACATCTTCCCACTTCCCAAACGTTCTTTTGGACGTAGCCGGCTTCATTATTCAGTGGCAATAGTATTGTAAACCAGTGACAATTCCACAGTGAGAATGTAATTCATTTCGCTATTTTGGTACTCCAACTAATCGCAAAGTGCAACTACAGGTAGTCTTCCTTAGCTTGATAGCTTTAAAATAGGTAATTCTGTAATTATTTGCTAATGCAGGAAAAAAATGGGAAATCTCCTCCTTATTTCACTCCCATTTTTGTAAAGTCAATACTGTGTAGAACCTTGGGAAAAAACCTTAACAAAATAGCGAACATCAACAATCGAACGAAGGATAACGAAGAGAAAACTCAACTGTAATTCATTTCAAAACATTTCGACAACCgtttatttgtcacttttttttgctggaaaatcATTCCATTTTCTGATGCACAAATTATTTATAAGCAATAAAGTCCATTTTCATAAAGCCATTTTTTCGTTACCAGAAGTTCAGCTACTGTAGGCATACCCGGCAGTGTGCACACAGGTCTTGGGGAAGTTGAACTTGACAGTCTTCGAGACAGTCTTGGCGCTCATATCGATGTTGACACCGCGGAGGATCTGCTTCTTGAACAGTTGAGCGGCACTATCGCTAGCATCACGGCAGTGGACATCGACGTATTTGGCGAACTTCTCTGAGGCTACGCACTTGGAAGTGCAAGTCGGCAATGGACGTAAGGTGAAGCAGATCTTGTCTCCTTGTTCGATAAACTGATGCTGATGTTGAACTTCACATTCCTTGGTGGTGTGGGATTGATCGCGGGGATTGTATTCCTTGCCTTCTTCCGATGAACTGGAGTCCGAGCTTGAATCAGACTCCGAAGATGACGAAGAGGAAGAAGAGGATGATGAGGATGaggacgatgaggacgatgaggacgatgaaGAGCTATCCTCATTGATGTAGTGGTTGTAGTTATTATAACGTTTGCGTCCTGCCTCGTGTTCACTGATGATATTGCCATAATAGTACTCCTGCTTGTAACATTGTTCCTTCGATTCCTGTTCATAGGCAATGTTGAAAGCCATTGCTGGTCCTGAGCAGTTCTGGCCAGTGATGGCGTACGAAGCAGCAAAGTATTCTAGCTTGTTCATGTAGCACTGATTAGGCGAAACAAAGTCATCATAATATTCACCGTTGTTGGTTCCGCACAGACCGACGAAGTTGTCGTAGTACGATTGATCAGCAAAGATGCGAGCACGGTAACCATCGAAGACTATCTTGAAGTCATCATCACGGATGCTAATCTCCAACTCCTTTCCAGGCAGAGCGTAGCAACGGAACAGAGGCTGATCATGGTGATCATTAGTGTACAGTTCAACAGCGTATTTCTCATGAATCTGTTGGGGTTTTCCATTGATGTAGACCAATGGTAACTCAGCTCCGTTCGGGATGATATCGATGTTGTAGTCATTCTGCTCGTACTGACCAAGAATAACCTTGAAGTACAACTCGTTCTTGTTACCAGTGCGTCCCAAGATGGTAACCTGTTCATCTTCATAGAATCCATTCTTGAAACGGTATTGGTCATCAGCATTCTGGAAGTGCGACTGTTGAGCGTAATACTCGTAGTCGGGCTTCACGGTATGCAACAGCACATGCCAGCATTGTCCCATCTCGTAGAAGTATGTGCTGCCATCGAAGGTATCAACGTATTTGCTGGAAACAGCGCAGGAAGCTGAAATattgaatttgaaattaaaagagATTATAAGCCACTATTGCTAAACACAACTTACGATAGTAATTTCCTCGGTAAGAGTATGTGCCTAAACGTTCATACCAGGACATATCGGGATGCACAGCAGTGAAGTAACGAGCATAATCATTTTCTAAAGGAGAGTTCTCGATCTCAAAAGCGTACTCCGGAGCGTAGAACGAAGCGTTGAAGTAATCGCCATAGGGAGCCATCTCGAATTCAAACTGGAACTGATTGTTCTTGCCCTTGTAGAAGTAATTCGGTGTGAAGTACGGGAAGGTAAAGTATTGTAAGTAATCAGCAACATAAGAGGACATGTTCTTAGCGTATGAGCCAACATCCTTGAGCTCAAAGTTGAAACGGTATTGATCGAAATAGTTAGCCTGTTCAGTGGCGTTCTGGCATTCTCGGAGCTGATAGTATCCACGATCCATCTGATCCTTGCACTGCTTGCCAACATCCGAAATGCGCAGATAGTGACGGTATTCATCCGACTGGTGCAGTTTTCCCTTCATCGTAATCTGGGCTCCTCCCTGGCAACGCTCACCATAGGCGAAATCGTAACGCATCGAAGAATCGGCATCGAACTCAAGAGCGTGCAAGAAGTTCAGTTTTGGTACATTCGGGAACTCATGTTGAGCCGAGATGCACATCTGGAATTGTTTTCCATTGTAGGGCATTCCGAAGAAGCTGCTGGTCTGGTAGAACGGACTTCCCGAGAAGAAGAACAAGATGCGAGACATGTCATCAACTGGGCTATCAGCATAGGCGTAAGTGAAGACAAATTCGCTCTTCTCTTGTTGATGGCCTTCGAAGGTAAATCCCAAATCTAAAACAGAAACATCGCTGTTGCGGATTCCAGCGGCGGCATTCTTGATGAACTGTTCCTGGCGACGCGAACTGCCAGCGGTGAAAACGAAGGGTTGAGCATAGTTGTTCTCGTTGTAATATCCAGAGTAGGCATGACGTCCCTTCGGGTGCTTGACATCGGAATCCTGGAAGTCCTGATCGAAATCGCCTTCTTTGTAGTGAGCAATAAACTTCATACTCTTAGCAGAGGTGCGTTGGGCATCGTAATACACGTTGAACTGATGATAATGGTAGGTTTGAACGGTGAAGGGATAAGCGAAGGCGGACATGAAGTCATGTTCCTGCATCAAGTCCCAGAAATAACCGAAGTTAAAGAAATCATAGTCGTACTTTGCATGCAGTCTCAAAGCGAAACCAGTGACTTTATCTCCTACGGTATACGCGAAAGTCTTGGTAGTGTATTCTTCGTCATGAACAATTCTTGCGTTCGGGCTCTCGGCAATCGGACGAACGTCGGTGATGTCCTTGTATCCAGTGTATGGCCATGAGCTCAAGTGGAACAACAGTTTGTCTTCCTTGggttccaaaagctcaaactcaAATTCATATTCGTCCTTCTCAAAGTCGAAATCGAAATCGAAGCTCAATGGAAGGTATCCTTGAACCTTCTGCTGGTAACCAGCAATGTAGCGTTGATGATCGAACGGAGTTACGAAACCAACCTTGGCATCAACCAAACGATGATAGACCAGATTCACATCAACCGATCCGTTAAGAACACGTGGCCAGTGGAAGAAATCGTCATTCTCAGTTTCTGGGTGTCCGGCAGGTTGCTTGTAGAACCTCGGGTAGCTCTTGACAGTAGCATCAGTTTCGACCTTAACAACAGTTGGTGTCTTCAGGGTGTAGACAAACGGAAGACCAGATGCCAGCGGGAAAGCCAAAGTGACGACTTGTTGCTGATAGAACTTGGTCATGTTGAACGTCATACCGTCTTCCAGATCTTCAAAGTATTCTTTCACTTGACGGGGTATGTTTTCAATGGTCTGATTGTCGAAGGCAAAGAAGTAATCTCCGTTGAACAGTCTAGTCATGATTTGTCCTTCCAATTCATCGGCTTCCTTGGGGTCAATGTTCAATAGCTTAGCAATGCGGGTGGTTGACCATTTCTGTGGTTCCTTCTCGCTAATTTCTTGTTGGCCCTTGCTGTATTTCTGATAATAATCGCTTTGTGGGCCGTGAGATTTAAAGTACTTATCAAAGTATTCAAACTTCTTGTTCGGGAACTGTTTGTAATACTTGTAGTAGTAATCGGCAGAATAGTCATCTTCCTTGGGGCTCGAGTAATCGTACTGCTTGTCCAACAGATCGAAGAAAGTCTCCATGCTTGAAACCAGATAATACATTGAAGTGTAACGTCTCAGACCACCAAAGTTGTGATGCATGTGGTAGAAGAATCCACTTGGAAGGTAATGATCATCGGAAGCGATTTGAGCAAGGTGCAAACGATAGGAAAGTTTCAGGTTCTCCATAGCATAGTCACGGATGTAAGCGGAAGAGTATTGCAGACTGTAAACTCGTGGGCTCAGCAGTTTGACGGCGGCCTTAGCGTCATCGGCGAATTCGTAGAAGTCTTCGAATTCATCAGCATCTGCGGCGTATTCCAAAGAGCTCTTAACAGCGGCACTAACGTACATGCTTGGGTCGAAATGAGTGAACTCAGCCATGCGATAGAGCATCTCTGCTGGTGGCTGGGTGCGCATCAACAAATGAACAGCAGCGCATCGGATTTGGTGGAAATCGCCAGTGTTTTGATACAGTTTGTACAGGACGGAACGAGCCAACTTAGGATAGTTTTCAACCAGCTCATCGAAAGCAACGACCATAGCAAGACGCTGATAGTCACTGACATGGATCTTGCCTTCCAGATAAGGTTCGAAAACGTTGAGAATCTCCGGATGTCCGAGGTTTCCAAGAGCACGAACGTAGACCTGGATCTTGAGACTGTCGGCATCGTTAACTGCTTCACGCAAATGATGGGCGAGCCATGGGACAATTTTGTGGGCCACAATCTTGTAGTCAGAATCAGCCAGACGGCCAAAGCTGTACACTGGATAGTAATAAGCGGCTGAGCGGTTGCTAACATGAGCTTGATTGACGAATTTGGTGAACGAAATCAGTGCGGTAACATTCAGGCTATCCTGGTGCTGAACGGTGTCGGAGGTCACCAGCAGGAAAAATTCGTGCATCAGCGACTCGGTAGGGAAACGGATCGATTTTGGAAGAGTAGCGATAACACTAGCGGCTTCCGGGCCACGCAGTTTCTTCTCTTCGATGTATTCCTTGATGACCTTGAAAGCTGGTGGAGTTCCGGCTTCAGCCAACGCATCACGGAAAGTGTTCCAGGCATCAACACGTTTGCTGAATTTCTCGCTGTGGTTGTCTCCCTCTCTGCGTTCCTTCTGAGAAACGAAGAATTGCTGGGCAGCATCGTAGATTTCCTGGTAGTTCATGGTACGAATGACGCGAGATAGAATGTTGAATTTGCTCAAGGTGTTCGATTCCGGTAGTTTGGATGGGTCTTGCAACTCATCAGCGATTTCCTGCACCAATTTGTAGATAACCTTGGAGCCATCGACATTGCGAGCATACTGGAAGCTGTATCCCTTGTATCCGGTGAAGTATGGCAAGAATGGAGTTTGTGGGTATTCCTTGAAGCTCTCTGGCATTGGCTGGTAGTAAGCTTCATCACTTTCAAGAGATtctgaagaagaagacgatgaaGAGGACGATGAAGAGGACGATGAAGAAGACGATGAAGAATCGTTGTGTTCATCGGATTCCGAAGAGCTGGACGAAGATGACGACGAATCATCAGAGCTGCTAGAGTCGGATGAGGTGTCATTATCGCGCTTCAGTCGGTATTGGTCCTTCTTGTAAGCTTCGTAGTATTTCTTCTCCTTTAATGAATCCAGATCACGGCGGGCTCGGTTGCCGCGTTTCTCTACCTCTTCGAGTTTTTTGGCGTGTCTTTCAACTGGACTGATTTTGTAGTTCTCTTCCGATTCAGAGCTAGAGCTGGAAGACGAGTCCGATTCGGATGAACTGGAGGAGCTTGACGATGACGAGGAAGAGTCAGTCTCATTTCCTGGACGAACGCTGTTTTTCTTGTCGCTTGCAAGGTTGTAGCTGTAGACCAGATCAACAAACACTTGGCGATCGTCAGCTGGGCCTTCCGGAACCTTATCGTATGGGCAGATGTCATTGAGAGTTATTTTGACCTGAGAATAAACCATAGCCTTCTGTTTGTCGACCAAAGTCGGAGCAACAACAACCTTATTGATGGTGGAGGACGACTGGATGGTGTAGTTGTACCAATCACCGGACAGGAACAGACGTGACACAACGGATTTGGAGGCAACATTGCCCATCTGGTTGGTGTTTGGCTTGAAGTCGCTCTCGCCACTGAATCCGAAATGGTATCCCATGCGCTGTTCGCAGTTGTCGAAGTTCTGGGTCTTCACAATTTCGAAGAAATATTGTCCTTCCTCGCGGAAGTGCGGTTGGGGAGCGAATTTCTTGTACGATTGCATTAGGTACTCTGGAACAGCATTGACATCATACAACATTTCACAATTACCAGTGACGACGGGTTCCATGACCTTGTAGACACCAGTGAACGAGTTGTTCTCCGGCAATTGGTTATACTTGTAGTCGATCTCGTTGGTTCCATGAGTATCCAGTTGGAACTGACTGACCCAGGATTTTAGAATGTTGACCTCGTGGTTTGGTACGGTTTGTTCAACATACAGACCCTTGATAACTCCCTTGTGGTAACGAACTCCGAATGGTCGGGAGGACATTGGCAGAGGCTTGTACTTGAGGTCCAGCTCGTGAAGCTCGGTACGGTATCCTGCCGGTAGACGATCGTTGAAGACCGCATACTCGGGATTCTTGACATAGACAACCACGTATTCCGGATCCTTCGGGCGCATCACCAGATGAGCACGCGAAACCAGTCCGGTCCACTGATCGTCCAGATCGTGCAAAGCGGTCATAGTCATTGAGGTAACATTGTAGACATATTCACGGTTTGGTTCCCAAGCGCCATACTCCCAGCCAGTTTTGTTCTCCGGTCGGTTGTAGGAGAACTCACTTTGGTACTCGTACTGATAGGCAGCACTGATCCCCACTGCAGAATTTTGGGAATgttataaatatgaaaataagcAGAAATTGGAAAAGCTAGAACTTACCCAGAGCGAGGAGAAGAATTTTAGCCAGCATCCTTGCCTCAGAGATTTGGTTGCTCACCTCGAATCAGTGAGAGTGTGATGAATGGGACCAAATCGAAGGTATTTATACCGATGGAAATGCTGATACTCTGCACTTTCCTTATCAGCGAAACTGAACTAATCAGTGTTACGTCTGAAGCATCCGTTTTCGTATACTGTCGATAGTGCTTGGTCAATCTTTTCTATCTGTATTTTTGTACTAACTCACACGATGTGTGGAGATTCAACAAAATTTGAACAAGTGTGAAAATTccatttctttttttctatattcCAGAGAGGACACATTCGTACTTCAAATGGTTCTTTTTTCATCGAACCAGTGGAGACATATTCAAACGAAGACACCAATATCTGGCACACCCTCTCGCGGGAACGTGTTTCGCAGGAGATTCTGACTGTGGATGATGACGTAATAGAACCGGCGGAAAAAAACGCCGGAAGTAATTGCGCCCTGGATACCAAACAAGAAGGTGAGTTGATTACTTCTAATAATTAAATTAagctaaaataaattcaacaacaCCAGGAACGCAAAATATTCACATTAGCTCAATCCGTGGGAAATCAGCCATCGTTTAAGGAACTGTTCAACATATTTTCGTATTAAGTAGCGGCGTTTACTCAATCCACCGATTGTATCGAATTCCTTAATCAGCTTACATACCAACCAAACCAGTAATTTGCCAATCTACAACTACCGCGCTTGACCGCGGCCATTCGCGCTGGCAGTCGGTCGGATAGCTTCGAACGTTTTATATGCGGTTCAATACCTATAACATATTTATTAGCTCCTATCGTTAATTGCATAAGACCCCACCGGACCCGATCGAAGATTTCGTTGAAACTGCCATAGCATTTCGATAGATTTTATTCACTGACGGTGGACGTTTGACACTCCGGCTGTGTACCTCGCCAATAATTCAATCATTCTACCAACGGAGAAGGTGCGGGGAGATTTGTTGCTGAAATTTATGAGCCGCTCAACAGTCAACGGTTTTGCAGCACACGTGGTTTAAAATTTATTACAAGAGAGGGCAAAAGTTCACCGCCAAATGAGTTGCgttctacacccaacgcaaacggggaatattttattacttttgggcaattttttactactttttgtgtcttatgactgcgcattatacacaaaaagtaacaaacaaaaagtaataaaaattatgacggtcacacgcttgtatgtgtttctgcaggagaacatacagccaagcaccgcaatgcatgtgttggcaagacttcactcgctgcatttgtattgatgcaacgatctggttaatttttgtctcccttcatccacacataatcagaatctcaaccgtcaacctcaaatgtccaattagaaacactttcgtttcgtcccccagtgtttacttgaaatggcaatatgtaatactgtctgaccagagttgccgaagttgcgaatgtTGTCTGGATaggcacaagttttgtatttttaaacaggtccaaatgagtttccatgaaccaatgattatgtgctgtagatagcatgcaagaaagcgaatgtttttatttttctctaacgcagtttacagatcgtgatgtcattttaaggcgcatttaaagtctttgaaatcatcaacgtttgcatactctatgagggggaaaatgttgcttggcagctcttgtcatattttttcgctactccgtatgcatacaacgagcgaactaatacacgcccaccggatgaattggagattgaaaaaacttgtaacatgtgcaacttatgcgacggtgtgtgattttttttgacttgaggtggaaagggagcatttttcgacagaaaaaacgttgcatgtggttgaaacgaccattattagatagtcgtactctcataacacgtgctaaatatatgacagtatgtgttgttacttaactggggaagaattttattgctttttaagtaatggatttgttacctaaaaagtaattttgcgctattgcttttaaagtaataaggaaaagttttgcgtgtaggggTTGTTTGCGAACAAATTATGTGTGTACATTTCAACCTCTTGTGACCACCTTCAAGCCCTATTAGCCGTTGTGCGGCTGAACTGGCTGTGACACTGCACTTTCGCAGAATGTCCAGTCGATCAGCTGTGAATAGTTAAAAGACCGCAATAAAAGCGTTTGTCGCCGGCAACTGTCGGTGTATCGATGTCGCCGCGGcggtattatcaaaatatttacACGGGCCAAAAGGGTACACAGCGAGCCTTTCAATGCGATTGACTTTTCTGAACCAGTGAACTGGAAATTAGAAACTTGTAATGTGCCGTGTCGATGATCGATGATCCCCAGCTAGGGCGGGTGTTTTGACAAGTTGACGATTAATCGTTGCTCCGAGCATTAGCGGCTTGCGGTTTGAAACTGAGAGTGTGATCCGGATGCGGTTGAGAGAATCGATCCAGTTCTAAGTCGCCTTCGTTGAGAATTGTATAGAACGAGATTTGCATTTATTTTGCCAGCGACAGTTTAATGATCTGTTATCTGCTGGAGCTGATAACGATCGTTGCTCCTGATGGAATTGTTTCATAATAATCATCGATCCGTAATCCTTATCGCAATTTTCCCAGCCACCTTGGAGACAACGTCGAGCTAACAGCTGTTTTTTGTTATCACCTAACATCCGTTCAATTGTGAATGAGCGCGAGGTTACAGTTTGCTTATTCATGCTGCCGTATACATTCACGGTGTCCGATAGAGTGAATCTGGTTTTCAACCTAGAGCGATAACCCGGTTCAGAACGTTCGCTGCTTCACAGTGCCACAATGTAGTTACTACAAATTAAATTATCTTAATGATTTAAGGTAATTTCGCAAAAACAATCAAGGGCTTGTCACACACCGAAACGACCACAGATTTCGTCTCTACTTTGAAGTTCATATTAGCGTGATGTATAAATAAGTGATTGATGGTTTAAATGGTCAACACTCTTCACAAAGATAGACTTCTGAAGCTATAGTTAAATTCAAGCACTACAAGAATAGACGACTCAAAATAATTGTCTTCAATATGTGAAACGTTCCGGAATAACATTCTAAACAAgcgaaattttattttcaggtaGAATTCAGTAAAAACATTAAACAATTGTAGGTCATTTTCATGAAAACTGAGAAGGCCTCAATCGACATCTCGAACATCCCACCGCAACTGATGCCCAACTTTTTCTGCGAGTTGATCATAATAATCAGCAAGCCGTTGCGAATCTCCCGATAATCTGCGTGTGCTGCCGGGTGATAGTGAAGCCTATGGGACCATTCCATACAGTATGCGGCATATCCAACCGCTTGATTCTGGAAAGTTATGCTTTTTTATCAAATTAAACTAGTGCAGATTAAACTTACCGACTCGTTCAGGTTATTCGTTAGTTGACAATACCAGAAGCATTCGAGCACCCCTGTGAAGCCATAGGATAGCAGTACCATAGCCAGAATGGTTAATTTCTCTAAAGTTATGAAAAACAACAGGCATCCTGATACTACCATCTGAGTGTAGAACATACACATAAAAGTTGTGTTCAGAAATTTTTTCAGATCATGCAATTGATCCACCATGTCGATTTGGTTTTTGATAAGGCTGAAAAGTTCTCGTTTTAAAATCCTTACAAACCGCAATTCTGTGATCATCTCGCGTTGTCTAACTGACAGCTCCGGAGTGTTGACAGTCTTCGATTCAACCGTTTTGTCGATCTTCCCTATCATTTTTTCGAAAGAAGCCGCATTTCTCTTCATTTCAACATCAAACGCAATCAAATACGTATTGATGATCGTCAGATTTGCCGCAAAGATCGAActgaatattgcatcgaatgtAACGTGTATTTTGCACTTGAACCATATTGCTAAAAACCTCCACTTAAGCAGATGTGGAGGGGCAACAAAAAAAGGTTCTTCAAAGACACCAAAAATTAGTTGCATGAAAAGGACGAATACATATGTGACCACAAGCGTCACTACAACCAGACGGATCTTACGGTAGGTCCGCTTTCTATCAGGATTCCGAGAGTCATCGAAATGCTGTCGGAGAAATTGTTGTACACTCCGAATCGTGTTCAGGTAGCGATAGGTTATTCCTACTCGAAACAGTATCATCGTAAACTCACACAGGAATGCGATCGATCCTATCATTTCTGCCTTTCGTTCGCTATCCGATACACAGTAACGTAGACGCTCAACCCAAAGACACACATGCATAATCAGCATACCTCGGTAGGTATTGAAAAGGATTCGGCAAATCGGATTCGTTGTCCGTAATGTAACTCCTGCAGAGAATGATTTAATTAGAACGCGTTAGAAAGCAGTGAAACAAAAACGTACACACCTGCAAATGCAAGAGAATATTCTAACGGACGGAAAAAGTCCTTTTCGTCATCCAACGCCTCAAGTATTGCAGTaggattgaacatttttgcttgTTGTCACACTATATCATAACACTTCCGCAGCTCGAATGAAAATGCAAAATGGAACCTGATTTGTAACCTGGTTTCATTGAGTTCAAATAGAAATCGATGGAAGAATAAATGTATGTTTACGGTAGTGAATAATGTATGCCTGCTTTCATTAGCGTTCGTCTTGTTAAAGTTGTACAGGTAACGATGTAATCAATTATTAAGGTTGTTGTGTTCCAATCGTTTTGTCAATCAGTAACGATTAAACAATGAAATAGGATTTCCCTTCACGCTTCAAGAGCAATTagctatgagaaaaaaataaacattttaaacTCGTTCTTGTCAACATTTTCGTACTAAAGATGGGCGTAAACTCTCCCAGCtcgtcgtcgtaggttcgagtctcggctcgggagagactgttagtgtcagtaggatcgtagcgctagccccgcaattggtcggcgtgcgaccagaccgaaccaagcgccattttttttaaatcgagttTTTATcaccagtggatgttaaaataataatctatcttttatgaaaaatcgaaatcatttgaacagtttataattaTATTCTAACAAAATTTCTTCGCAGCAGCCTGCAGGAAAtatacggggtggttaaactttgatcggcgcttggttcggtctggtcgcacgccgaccaattgtcctgtacacttaacagttggctgcgaagtctgtgtataataaacagaaggtcgagttccgaaacggaatgtagcaccaaggctttgctttgctttgatgGGCGTAAATTAAAAGCAGTTTAAATTTGTCACAGTCGGTTTGCCAAGAATCGTTTGAACTTTTCAACATTGTTGTAAGTGTGACGTAAGCCACCTTTATAGTCTCGAATCTGCTTACCCGaatattttaataatttatcaTCTAATTGGTTGTTTATGGCCAAGGATATCCACAAAGGCGATAAACACCACATTCGATGATTAATTTTTAAACGTGTCAAGAATAGATttctttttgataaataaattgaagaATAATATACATTTTGAATAAGTTTTGCAACAGTTTGTGTTCCAGTTTGTCACTTATATTTTCAATGCTGTTTAAAAGCTATAATCATGTCAAATTGCAAGggaaaaatcaatcaaaaaaaggaaaaatactGACCCAAGCTACCTTTTCAGCGGATGCGAATCGCCGGACCTTTTTAatagtttaaaatagtttatttgacacggcacgatacaacttatgtttaactgagccaagtacattttttttaaattctaaattagcagggaaaagagggaggcacattttttatatctcgcggccgactacgagctagtggggatatAAGGTGAGAGTAGGGGAGTTagttaactatattgagttacaggatttatttatttgtacatggctaagcagtgatgttccatttgagcagttttggtctgaggtgtctgcgtgaacatgaagatgccgagtcttcgttttagtgtctccagcatggtgtatcactttcatttagtttatgacgggaattgtaatctaacaaatagatgaaaaaaatcaaattttaattccagcattttttataaacccgtatagctgtgtcatgtactggagatcaccgcttcccagaatgtctctaacgggtacgttcggttgttttcctcgggcccgaagggaatctataagctcggacctaacaccacagtattcggtacacgaccaaacaacatgctcgatgtcatggtag from Wyeomyia smithii strain HCP4-BCI-WySm-NY-G18 chromosome 3, ASM2978416v1, whole genome shotgun sequence encodes the following:
- the LOC129727647 gene encoding uncharacterized protein LOC129727647 is translated as MILFRVGITYRYLNTIRSVQQFLRQHFDDSRNPDRKRTYRKIRLVVVTLVVTYVFVLFMQLIFGVFEEPFFVAPPHLLKWRFLAIWFKCKIHVTFDAIFSSIFAANLTIINTYLIAFDVEMKRNAASFEKMIGKIDKTVESKTVNTPELSVRQREMITELRFVRILKRELFSLIKNQIDMVDQLHDLKKFLNTTFMCMFYTQMVVSGCLLFFITLEKLTILAMVLLSYGFTGVLECFWYCQLTNNLNESNQAVGYAAYCMEWSHRLHYHPAAHADYREIRNGLLIIMINSQKKLGISCGGMFEMSIEAFSVFMKMTYNCLMFLLNST